A portion of the Marinobacter alexandrii genome contains these proteins:
- a CDS encoding efflux RND transporter periplasmic adaptor subunit, whose amino-acid sequence MKRKLIIILSSVGILVLAFVLAGVFAGQKEDPKDKTTVAIKKTVETKKVNYQTLQTDVVSYGRVQTAETLDLLSEVSGRMYQGNVRLKEGQRFKRGDLLFYVDDLEPSLNLKSAKSNFLRDLAGILPDLKVDFNDNFDAWNTYFSALDIDKKFAPLPEAGSEKEKIFLATKGIYSSYYTIKSTEARLDKHRYYAPFAGSIMQVNIQSGSFLNSGTSIGKIMRAGVHELKVAVETKDIPWIQVNSPVKIYSDEMDQYWRGEVTRISDFVNQNTQSVDVFITIESAGKKIYDGQFFQAAIPARTIQDGMIMPRNAIYNGNEVFVVQDTLLKVKRINVIRLANEEAIISGLNKGEDLVIEPLIGAFNNMIVEKREKKDIDLELGNDPEASQGQSPAASN is encoded by the coding sequence ATGAAGAGAAAACTAATCATCATTCTTTCATCTGTCGGAATCCTCGTTCTGGCATTTGTTCTGGCAGGAGTATTTGCTGGTCAAAAGGAAGATCCCAAGGATAAGACTACTGTGGCTATTAAAAAAACAGTGGAAACCAAAAAAGTGAACTACCAGACGTTACAAACAGATGTGGTTTCTTATGGTAGAGTACAAACGGCTGAGACGTTGGATCTACTTTCTGAGGTTTCCGGTAGAATGTATCAAGGGAACGTAAGGCTTAAGGAAGGACAGAGATTTAAAAGAGGCGATCTTTTGTTCTATGTTGATGACTTAGAACCTTCTCTAAATCTTAAATCTGCAAAAAGTAACTTTTTAAGAGATTTAGCTGGTATTTTGCCTGATTTGAAGGTAGACTTCAATGATAATTTTGATGCATGGAATACGTATTTCAGTGCATTAGATATTGATAAGAAGTTTGCACCACTTCCTGAGGCAGGTTCTGAAAAGGAGAAAATTTTTCTAGCGACAAAGGGTATCTACAGTAGTTACTATACAATTAAAAGTACTGAAGCAAGGTTAGATAAGCACAGATACTATGCACCATTTGCTGGTAGCATTATGCAAGTCAATATCCAATCTGGATCATTCTTAAATTCTGGAACAAGCATTGGTAAAATAATGAGAGCTGGAGTACATGAGCTCAAGGTAGCAGTGGAGACGAAAGACATTCCTTGGATACAGGTTAATTCTCCTGTGAAGATCTACTCTGACGAAATGGATCAATATTGGCGAGGAGAAGTGACAAGGATCAGTGATTTTGTAAATCAAAACACGCAATCAGTAGATGTCTTTATCACCATAGAATCAGCAGGAAAGAAAATTTACGATGGTCAATTTTTTCAAGCGGCTATTCCTGCAAGAACTATTCAAGATGGAATGATCATGCCAAGAAATGCAATATATAATGGTAATGAGGTATTTGTAGTTCAAGATACACTCCTCAAAGTGAAAAGAATCAATGTCATTCGGTTGGCCAACGAGGAGGCTATCATAAGTGGCCTAAATAAAGGTGAAGACTTGGTGATTGAACCATTAATAGGAGCATTCAATAATATGATCGTGGAAAAGCGAGAAAAAAAAGACATTGATTTAGAATTGGGCAATGATCCGGAAGCTAGTCAAGGACAATCACCAGCAGCATCAAACTAA